The genomic segment ACGTCAGAGTTTACCTACAGTGTAACCtacatgaaatgaaaacaaataaaacttcgTCATAGCCAGCTTGGGTGAATCTCCCGTCAGActgtccaaaaacaaaaatgtaaccaTGCTAATATTACCCAAGACAGTAAGCTAAAGTAAAGTATATTTCAAGTGAACGTTGAACGTTTCTTAAATAGCTAAACAACCTGGGTATCTAATTTACAACCAAGTTTACTTGCACTGTAACCTGGCAATGTTGTTAGCTAGCCAGCCTAGGTAAaccagctagttagctagcttttGAGCTCATTACAGTGACGCTAGCTAACCAGCCACCCCACCTGAGGACGTAAACAGCAAAATGCTCCCGAGTCAAAATAAGAATATTCGTGCTTAGACGATCACGAAGGCGCACCCTGCAGACACTCTCTGAGCATACGTGGTCTGGTAGCTACAGCCAACCTGAGGGGGTGTGCGGGACATGCTATCGCCAGGGATGCACAGCGAGCACAAACCCGCTTCTGCTGGCTTACCCGGGCCGGCCAGTGGGGGTACCCCTTCATTTTGGCGAAGACGAGATCCCCGGGCCGGAAATTATGTGGCATTTCCTCGTTTCTTTGCGCACcgtctttattttctttcttagTATTTGGTGCTGTTTGTCTCCGCGCAATCCGTTTTCAGTCCGACATAGGACCTCTACAACGCGAGGTTAGGCGGTTGGTTCCAGCACCAACTTCCGCTAATTGACTGGAAGAACGGATGTCCTGCCTACTGATCATCACTAATAGGTGAGATTGTCTGCCAATACTCGCTCTAAACCAATGAGAAATTACAGTGTGTATACGCCATGGACGAGCTCGGTTTATTATCATAATTAAGTGAAAACATTCCCAAGCAACGACATTCAAAAAAATTACTAAACGAGATCAGTGGACAAATCTAAGAACTTTTAAGGAGAACGTTTTAAAttgttataaaaatataatgtgtcaAGTAATATCAGACCGACACTACatctaataaatataaaaatctgTCCGAGGTCAGTTTGGATCAGCAAGCAGCCGTATACGATGGTTAATACAGTTGAGTTCTGTGGCGTTTGCTGGACTGAAACAGTAGCTCTCGGTTCCAAATCTGGGATACCCACTACAGTTTAGTAGTGTCCTCACTTAACACAACTGATTCAAGGTTATGAGCTCACTGTCAAGCTATTTTATCTGAGTAAAATATGTTGGCGGAGGAGCGCGACCTACCTGTACAGAACATGGGATCCCTAGGACGGGGTTTCTGAACATTAGACTAAACAATCGTGTTCAGTTGTACTTGTACAGCCATTCCGCTAGAGGTCGCTGGAAGCTATTTTCTGTCACGGAAGGCTTAATTTCCTGCCTAGAAGGTACTCCTTCCCATTGATGTAAACATATTGCTTCACGTTTTGTACGACTAAGAAAacgtttgtctttttttttttcttcgtattaccagaataaaaatgaagaagTTTTTCGAAGATATCAAGAAGGATATAAAATTCAAATCAGCGGGGCCCGGGAAGAAACTTACGGATGAAACTAGGTAAAAATGATATTAAGGGCAGTCGGCCAGCTTTGACAGATAGTCGCAATGTATACCAATTTATTTAGGCTACCTAGCTACATCACTTAGCCTCTTAGTACACTTAAAATTATCTCACTATACGTGATCAGATCACATTTATCTAAACCTTTATAGGTTTTGATGCATTTTGTCACGTTTATCTTCGTCTAATATCAATAACCGCGTTAAGCAAAGTCAAGAAAAAATATTGCTAACCTACTTCACTCGAATTCTTTCAGACATGTTTTCCTCGCCTTACAGGCGATTATCTCGGCATTTGGCTCAGATTGCTTGCAACGTCTATTGTATTGTAACAACTTGTTCCAAAGCAAGTTATGTTATTAGGCATAACAGTATACCCACAGCAAAGAGCTCTGTTGATGTTGACGTTTTCAGCACTGACGCTAAGCCTCCAGTGCAACAAGCTAGCCACGGGAAGCCCCGCCAGGCGCCCAACGAAAGCGCGCAGAGGGCCGGGGCAGCTGCCCTGGCACGAATCGAGCAGCAGCATCGACCTCGACCACAAACGTCCCAGGATACGATTAGGAGCCAGGGTGAGCGATACTATGATGTTAATATCAGGCGTCAGTGCAAGCCACCTTTCCTTCTGCAGAATAACGATGAGcaataaatatgtttactgTGAAAGATATTGGTTGTAGGATGGATACCAGATAGGCAACTGTAACTGAAGCCAGACAATAAAAGCACCAACGTATTTATGTGCCTGGGCCAGATTTAGTAAATAAGCTTTTTGGTTTCAGTGAGGAGGGAATTTGAGGCAGAGGCTGTAGCTACTGCAGTTGGACATccacacacagaggctgaggCAAGAAGTCATTCTTTACACGCTTCTCCCTCATACCTTGCTTATTTAATCTGATCAGTTATCCGTTATGTCCTTGTCCAGGGTTCCAAAGTTGCATCGAAGGACGCTGCGTGTTTCTCTGTATCAGGAGTGTATTTCATCTGCCCTCTGACAGGGAAAACTTtgaaaaagagcgagagagaagttCACATCAAAGAGGCTATTCTTCTGGTGGGTTTATTTACAGTGTCTACACGACTCCGGGAGCGCTCTGACTCACTGTTGAAGAAACTCACAACGTTGACCTTTCTTGTAGAGGTCTTTGGAGAAGCCGGTGGAGGCATCTGTTATGATGATCCATACGTTCAACAAGGACAGGGAGAAGGTGAAGGCGGCCGTGGAAATCATCAGCAAGTGAGCCCCAGATGGAACGAGCTCATGCTTCTGTGCTTGGCCAAACCCTGCATCTCATGTCACACTGCTCTCGTTACCACATTACAGGTACATCGACAACATCTGTAAGCATCcaacagaagagaaatacaGGAAGATTAAAGTGAGCAACAAGGTCTTTCAGGTAAGCAAGTGTgcaaagcagaaacagaagcagtaCTTTGACTGACTTATTTCACTGATCCTTCATTTCATGTCACATCCTTCAGGAGAAGGTCAGCGGGATCGAGGGGAGTCGAGAGTACTTGCAGGCTCTGGGATTTGAGAGCACCATGCTGCCAGTGGAGGGCGaaggtaaacaaaaaacacattacgGTAACTGGAAGCCGTTGTGATGGGGCTAACATTTGTCATTGCATAAGCAATTATCTTTTTATGCAGAGATACAGTATTGCACAGATGTAATGAAACACcacattttaatttgtcttGTGAACAGAGCATCATAAGTCTGTACTTGTTGACAGTTTATTGTCCTTGCTTTAGCCAGGTGCATTTAAGATTTATGGTtaacagtttatatatattgGTCCTGCTAGTAAACGATAACCTTGTTATTTTTCCATTACATATTTAGGTCCATAGGCAAAAAGCACTTCAGTAGAACTTTAACAGGTTATAAATGTGGCCCTGTTGAATACAGTGCATTTGTTGTTTCTCACGTTGTTCTCCAGAGGGCGCTGAAGAGTTCTTGGTGCTGGCAGAACAGGAGCCTGGCGCTCTGGAagagatgaaggagaaaaaggagaagtTGCAGAATGGAGAGCCTGTCCGAGCCAAGCTGGACCGCCAGGCACAAGCCTTCAGAccttcccagcatgcttcaCGCTTCGAGCTGCCCCCAGACTTCTATAACCTGACAGCAGAAGAGCTGAAGAGAGAGCAGCGGCTCAAGTATGAAAGCAAACAGAGGTTCACGCTCAGTAGCCgagtttttaaaatcagttcttATGGAGCCCCGATTAGGACAAGGTTTTTCTGTTCCAGATCCTCATCCGCCTGACCAACTTAATCAAGGGATGCAGATTTATTAATTACCTGCTTAAGAGGTGTTAGTAGATGGAATACAATAAACATGTGGATTGACTAGGAATGCCCTAAGATTGCATTGAGCTCAGTGAAAATCATTTCAGTATCACACATCTGCAATCTTGGTTCATTCCCAGTTAAGAAATTCAGCAAGTTGTTTGGTACCCAAATTTGATCCTTTCAGGCCACATCTTTATAGTAATTATTCCcttaattaatttacatatttctcTAATTTATTGACCCCAGCTTTGCTATATAATTCTCTGATGGCTATTTATAGTTGCATAAAACTATAGTTTATTAGTATCCATTAAGATATAATTGTATCCTACTGAAGACTTGTCATGCCCTGTGAGGGACTGTCACCCAGTCCTGGGTCGGGCCCCACCTTCTGCTGAGCTGCCATGATGGGCTCCGGACCCTGTACCTCTGAATCGGATTATGGCGCTCAGAAGATGAACTACTCAATGAAAACTTCTCACCTATCCATGTGACTTTCTCCAACACATTCTTTATTTCAGAAGCGATATAACTGAGAGAAACAGCATGCTAAGAACAAAAGCCATGCGGGAAAAAGatgagcagagggagagaaggaaataCAACTACGCCCTGCTGAGAATCCGCTTACCTGATGGCAATCTACTACAGGGTATGAACTATGGTCCTGTTTATAGAAACATTCTTCAAAATCACATACATTTCACAGCTAAAATACTGGCCATATTAATTCCAGGTAGGTATTCTGAAATGTCTCAATTTCGCTTTTTAACACCACTTTTGTAGATCTTATGAATCACTTTACTATCTTACCACCAAAGGTGGGTACCAACTATACAGTATTTACTCAGGTGcatgtggtagctcagtggttaaggtactcaactaatcaaaaggttgccagttcaagccccaccactgccaagttgcaactgttgggcccctgatcaaAGCCCTTAACATTGCTTGAGTTGAATTCAGTTATAATTCTAAGTCATTTTGGAtattgtcagctaaatgctgtaaatttactTTCATGTGCATAGTACTTTCAGAGCTTTCATACTTAATTTTATAAAGTATATTTGAGAGTAATCGAAGTTTGACACTTTTTTGAGCTGTGCTATTTGTAGTAATAACTTTTATTCAAGGATGGTTTTAGCACTGTACCCACTCACACAGGGACATTCCTGGCATGGGACAAAGTGGCAGCGTCATATCAGTTTGTACGCGACTCGTTGGAGAACGGCTGGCAGCCCTTTGAGCTCTTTGCTCCTGGTGGCCAGAAactgaaggaggaagaggacgtGGCACTGAACGAATGCAACCTTGTACGTAGTCACCAGTAAACCTTGATGCAACAGGCCAGATacatttcttttcctcattCTTAACCAGGCAAAGGACGAGTGGCTGACTTGTGAATTACTGAACCTGCATGGATTCTCGTGCTCCTCTTCATTCCCCCAGGCCCCTGCTGCGCTGTTGAACTTTGCGTGGGACGCTGCCGTCCAGGCAGACATCACTGCTGCTGGTGGACATGGCCGTTCGGTGCTGAAGCCCGAACTGCTGGAGAACATAAAGACCCTCAGCTGAACACCCTGCTCTTCAGGGCTTGGCCCTTTTTTTCCACTCTTCTAATAGCAGCCACACCTTTCCTCACCGGACCCCACGTCACCCTGAGCTGCCAGAGTACATCACTAAACGTGCTGATAGGGCAAAGCAAGAAACATGGGTGGGTTTAATGGTTTGATTAAGCAGCTTAGTGACAGCTCCTTTGCACAGATGCTGCCACTTTTACAACTAAGTAAAAGCACGGTCACACCGTTACCCAAGCATCCAGGGGTGTTTTGCCTCTTTAAAAGAGAACCGTTGTGCGCAAGTATTCAGTTTATTATACATGTACtagagaataaaataatatcTACTGCACTGTGATGCTGCAGTAAAACTAGTCCCTGTATCTTCAGTTGCATTTTACCACAGAATGTAATGGCtgttccagtttttttttttttttaaatgattcctTTAACCATGGAACACATTAAAGCACTTTGAGGCTACTTTGACAAAAAACTTAATGTGAAACCTACACGTTCCTTTTCTATGGACAGTGGCAGCACATAtggatttctttttaaagagaTGTATAACCAGTTTTCCATGGGTCATTTTCTTACTTGCCATTTCAAACACACCTAATAATTTTAAGAACTTTGAAAATTAATTGGGCCCATGTCAGGGCAGGCTTTGTAAAGCATCACATTGCTCTCTGCCTAAAGCAAGATAAACTACCTCCttacaaaacactaaaatgttCACTCCTTTAAGAGAGAAATCACTAAGAAATTTACCCAAGTATTACAGTATGCATCTGTAACCGGTACCCAGCAGACATAGCGGAGCAAAATTAACTTGCTTGCTAAGAGGTATTGGTTTGCTTTGACAATGCTTTGAGAACTTCTGAAATGTATGCAAAGCACAGCTAAATATGCTGTCTGTAATACCACTGTTACTTTATTGCTTAAACTAATTTAATGTATGTAATAAAGGATGCACCAACATATTTGTTGTGAAACTGCACAGTAAAACTGCAGATATACATGAAAACTTCCAATTTTActataaaaacacaagcaaatctCAATCACTAGTATACCATGTCTCATCACCCTTTGGCAAGCGTGAAGGGGATTTTTTTGGCTTGATTTaataatgctttatttaaaCAAGTATTATAATACACCAATCAACTGTAAACTATGCTGCACATTATCCTAGAAAATTAGTTTTCCCCAAAGTTCACAACCTctcttccccccacccccattatCTATTTCTAACAAATCTTCAAGTGTTACACTTCGATGTCTTAACTATAAATTTACACCACTTTTAGCAGCTTGGAGAACAGCACGtgtactgttttctttttacaaaagcCCTAAGAAACTAAAAGGAGAAACAAGCAAGCATACACAAGCCAAGATGAAGATTAGAATAAAGGCATATAAAAGTGCGATACATTTTaaagaatctttttttaatgaaataaaccaGTTCAAGTATTCTGGGaaaacacaataatatatatatataaatatatatataaatatatataaaaatatatatatttatatatatatatatatttgtgtgtgtgtgtgtatgtatgtatgtatattttttcttttcttttttttctttttaaaatgtactttttaaaaggCTGAAAGTGAACTAGCTAGAAGTCCAGCAGACAGCTACTACTCTTGGTCAGACAGGGTTGTGATATTTAAAGACTTGTTTAAACCCTTCACCACTGTATACCTGAAGAATCTTCAGGTCTGTTCAGAAGCCTTACCACCAGTCATCAGTGGGACCAAGAATTTACATCACAGCTGCCTCTTCAAAAGAGCCTCGTTAGAGCTTAAAACTGTCCACTGCTCACATTACAATGGACCATCTAAAgcttaatttaacattttaatggcatAACCGCTCATTTGAGGGGCCTTTAATACTGTGTATTATCTGTGACTCTCGACTACAATCTTTAACCTCCCCCGCTCCCGGCACACACCGAACAGGAGTGTTGGGTTTCAGGCTGTAGCTGGTGTGAGGCAGGGGACGGTAAGAGCAGCATCACAAGTGTTTGCATCCATTGGCACTGTACTCTTGGCTTCTGTTGGGGGGGTTGAGCCATCTTGTTTGAAAGGTCCTAGACAAAGAGCGAAAGCAAGCCACCGTTTATCTTTCCTTTGTGTAGTGGATATTCTGTACGTTTAGATTTGGATTCCTGGTCATGGATTAAGCCTAGCTGTAGACCAAGTCAAAATGTCCATGGCGATTCCACTGACTGGACCCATTAGCCTAGGATTAGAACCAATATTGGTCTGCAAAGCCAACCTTTTGCTTTGAAGTTCTGCACTTACCAGGTTGTTCACTCAAAATAAGgcagtcatcatcatcatcctcagtGTCTGCTTGAAAACCGTCAGTTTCCATCGCCTCAGCCTAAGGGGCGCACAGCAGACCTCAGAgcataaatttttttttgttgttaatccTATTATAATGCCATACCAGTATTAAAATAGCTAAGATCTATGCAACACTGACATCTGCATATGCACACTGAAATCTATCCATACATGGAGGCACAACAAATGACCTCCACGGCACTAAAAAAACCAAGTCTCCACCTGTTCAGCGTCACCACATCTCTTCATGTACTTGGTGATGGAGTGGTTTCTGACGCTCTTCCTCTTGTTGGAGGGTGTAGTGGAGGCAGATTGTGGTGTGGTGGGCGAGGTGCCCTGTGAGCATGGCAGCTGTCCTGTGGGCTCGTCACGGGCGACACTGGCCCCAGGAGTGAGGTAGGTCCACCTGCAGGGTACGGGCAGGGCCTCCTGGCTGAAGCGCGCTAGCACATCAGCACGCACGTACCAGCAGCAGCGCCTGTAGGCCGAGCGCTTTTCGTACACCGCGTTCTCCTTTATGATTCGCTTCACGTGAATCCTGAGTGAGAATTAAAAACACAGGAATAGTTCGGTGTTAAAAGCTCTTCCAGTGACACTACTGAgtcactgtaaataaataaactaacaCGAACAGAACAGTGTCATTGACGCAAAGCACCAAAGCTATTTCAATGCTAACAGCACCCATGtagacaattttatttttactctaaACATGGGTGAGAGTCACAAGCCAGGTCGATGAGGTGCTCTGTATCTAAAAAGGAGAGCTGCTAACATTTCCCTTGAATCATGCATAATTGTAAAGATGGCTTGAAGAATTCCACATGGCCAAAGAGAAAGACAGTCCAGGTCTTAAAGCCACCATTATCTATTTTGACTTCTTGCTAACTTGCCAGGCTTGGTGCCCTCCTCCGTTCAGTCCTATGCCCTCAGTCAAGGCCTTTCTACAAAGGCCCTCTGCAAACACATGTAAGCttagtgtgggtgggtgagtttTTCCTGCATTGGTTAGAACTGCTAGACTGCAAACATTTTGCTGCCCATTCCAGCACCCATGagaatttttccttttctcagaGAAACCATTTCAGCCTATGTTGAGTTGAGGAATGTTATGTTGAGGAAGACAGAGCTTTCAGCTTTAAAAACCctctcaaatattttatttaaaacttgCACTGTAAAACAGGGACATTTCTTTCTCTATAAATGTATTGTGCAATGACCCACCGGGGAGGGACAGTGTCAGAGCCCTGAGGGCTGCTGTTCAGCGAGGGTGACCGCTGACGATAGAACTCCTGGAACTCTGTGATGATGACCTTACTGCTGTTCACATTCCCATGGAGTAAAGGCAGCAGCTGAGACAGCACTGAGAGCCAAGCAGGGAAACATTGGGAGAACACATCATTTGAAATGTCAGGAAGCACTTTGGAAATCCAGCTCTGTGCACATCACTAATTGAGAACACAATTATGATAAAGAGTGATGTTAGACAATACAGATCATCTATTTACATAGCAAGTAACTGCCTAGTGACAAACTACACCATTGTGCTCCATGGGTAGGAGAAATGCTATTTTAATTTGTGAACAAGGGTCAATGACAAAGcatgaaatgaataaatcaggTCAATATATTTGGCAGATATAACTTGCTTCACTTGACTGAGCTATGGAGGGTGTTTCCAACTGAGTGTGTTCATCTACAATAATGGAGTTTTAGTTGGTTGCTGTTATATAGTTGAAGTCAATGAATGAAGTGAGTTGTCTGTGTGCAACTACAACAAGCACATCTTAAAATTCACAGCACCAGGACACTATTCAGAAGTGGTTTTAAAACCTGTAACCTGAAACCAGACTTCAATCAATTACTTAAAAACAATGATTCCAGGCAAGGTACATACAGTGTACCTTGTAGCAGTGACAAATATTCCCATTACTCCCTCAAGTGGGCATTTCTAACAAACTCACActgctcttttctctgttgaCTTGATGCTTCTTCCTCGGGTGTGCTAGGCTCCTCCCCAGGGAGGGGCTCCAGCATGCATACTGCATATTGCAGCAACAGGTCTGGTGGAGGTTCCTCTCCCTGCCACGCACAGCCCACCACCACCGGCACCAGCACATTCAGCTTCCTTTCAGCCATCAGCTCATCCCACTCTCGAGCCTTCAGACGCTGTCGCACCTTCTGTTTCTCAGGATCTCCGCCCTCCTACACGGACCCACCCCCACACGGAGCCACACCTCAGTGACCTCTCAAACCAAAccagtggtttgtttgttttttttgtttgtttgtttttttaaatcaagtatAAACTTAACCCAAGCCTAaccaattatttttaaaaaagtatatcTGAGTTAAAATACATACATCTGAACTAAAACATGCATAAAACTTAAGCTTCACCAGtttttttcagacattttaCTAATCATACCTCATCTTCAAGTGCTCCTTCCCCATCTGACAGATAGCCGTGTGGTACAAAGAATCCATCATCTTCGTCATCATCATCCCCTCCTTCATCGTCTTCATCCTGGCACAACACATAAGGGTTATGATAGCATCATACAGATCACTACACATTAGTACTACACCCATGCAACCAACAAAAGCAATGATTGATGAGTACACGAGTACACCAAGAGTGCCACAGCCGAGATGGGCTGAGGCCAAACTGTGGAGAGCAGCAACAACAACTTTCCAGGTTG from the Electrophorus electricus isolate fEleEle1 chromosome 26, fEleEle1.pri, whole genome shotgun sequence genome contains:
- the ubxn6 gene encoding UBX domain-containing protein 6, producing MKKFFEDIKKDIKFKSAGPGKKLTDETSTDAKPPVQQASHGKPRQAPNESAQRAGAAALARIEQQHRPRPQTSQDTIRSQVRREFEAEAVATAVGHPHTEAEGSKVASKDAACFSVSGVYFICPLTGKTLKKSEREVHIKEAILLRSLEKPVEASVMMIHTFNKDREKVKAAVEIISKYIDNICKHPTEEKYRKIKVSNKVFQEKVSGIEGSREYLQALGFESTMLPVEGEEGAEEFLVLAEQEPGALEEMKEKKEKLQNGEPVRAKLDRQAQAFRPSQHASRFELPPDFYNLTAEELKREQRLKSDITERNSMLRTKAMREKDEQRERRKYNYALLRIRLPDGNLLQGTFLAWDKVAASYQFVRDSLENGWQPFELFAPGGQKLKEEEDVALNECNLAPAALLNFAWDAAVQADITAAGGHGRSVLKPELLENIKTLS